A region of the Thamnophis elegans isolate rThaEle1 chromosome 1, rThaEle1.pri, whole genome shotgun sequence genome:
gattcacttaacaatcatgaccAAAAAAATAGTGTAAAATTGGATATAACTCCACTTAATGGACTTTATCACTTATGGAAAtcctggtcccagttgtggtggtaatcaaggactacttgcaaagCAAGTTGCATAGACCTAGTCTCCTGTAGGttaaggcttttttaaaaagcttttaagaCATTGgaatttatttgaaaaaagaatgaacATTTCTCTTGCTGACAGCTTATATTTTGTGAACCTTACTCGCTTATTATCAGAGGGTCTTCATTTATAACCCTTCTTTTGCAGACTGAAATCTGGATTTGATGCAAGACTGAAACGGGCTTGTTGATGGCTTAGGAGGTACCAAAGGCATGCTGGTTTGCTTAGCAACATTATTGCAACTATTCAAGATAAAATGAAGTGCTGTCACTGTACCTTTTAATGTTAATGGCTTATTGTATCCCAATAACATTTTTGTTGATGTTATAAGTTGACTCCTCCTCCGCTACAGCAGCTAAAATGCAAGGGCAGAATTTACTGCAAATGAGTAGTAGTGTAGAAGGTGAAAAACCAGTCATGTTTAAAAGCTCTCTCTACAGAGAAGCATGCCGCTTCACCATGTGAGTACAGCTGTAGAACCGGAAGCCATTATTTAACCAAAATGGAATCTGGATGCATCCGTAGAAATGGAACTGGTTCAGGAAAAAAACTCACAGCAAGAGTGATGATGGAACAATTGATTGAAGGATCGCTGGAGATGCCTCAGGATATCAACACAGGGAATCCAGCCAATACCTGGGGTGATTTTGAAGGTTTCAGTGAGGTCAAACTGGCGAACTTAAGTAACATTCCAGAACCTTTggaaaagataaatgaaaagGTGTCACATACAAACGGTATGGAGTATGCAGTGACACTCCTTCCACTACCTCATTCAGACAAGTTCTTTCCAAAGCAGTTGGATACGAAAAGAAACAGTTGCTAAAGCTACACAGAAGGTAAATATTGATAAGACCAATCAATTTCTGATCAAGctgcctttcttttcttctaatgTTTCAACACTGTATAATActgatctttatttttataatacagaCATAAGTTTTGTCATTTGGCACTAAGGCAGCATATTAGGTTATGATGCAGTTCAGCGTACCTGTTTTTATGTTACTTTTCTGCATAGCTAGCATAGCACAACTCTGAGCTAGGTGTGATAAATCATTGTTCTTCCTTAATCTGGAAAATATACATAAACTCatatgtatacaggtagtccttgaattaggGCTGTAATGTAGAATGCGTATTGCGGTTGCTAGTCATgaagattgttaagtgagtcaccgaTGTGAACACCTTTAACCCCTTTATGTAATGATCTTCTGCTCTCCCCAAGGCCTCTGCAGAGCATATGGCCTCAGGGTTGGGGAGGCCTAGGACTAGGCAAGTTATCTGCCTCGGGGTCTTCCAAGACCTCCCTCACCTCCTGGAGGTACCTTGTACTCCACGTCCCACCCCTTGGATCCCTGCAGGCCTTGGCTTGTTTCTAACTCGGTCCTTCAGCCACCCAAGGAAGCCTCAGGCTGGTTGCAGAGGCTGCTGGTACCGCTTGGTACCGATAGCACCCAGCTTAGCTTTCTGTTTTTGCAGCTTTTGAGAGAGGCACCCAGTCGATCTGATGTGAAGCTCTGCTTTCCTACAGAGGCAGCCTCGTCTGCAAGTAGGTGTTCTTCTCACAGTCCCTTGAAGCTtcgtttttaaggaaaaaaaaggatcTCCTTAAACTGGAGCCTCCTACAAAATTGCAAGAATAGCACCTACTGTACTTGCGAGGCTACCATCCCTTGCTGAAGGATCCCTGGTGTGGAATTTGTTAACTTctcagctactgtatttttcagagtataagactcactggagtataagacgcaccaaggttttgaagaggcaaatttttttaaaaaaagtttttgcactctgcagacctccctaaAACGGCCATTTCTAGCAAAAacgggcatgaatagcctttaggaggcttatagagtgctctgggggctgcagggggggcaaaattgagcaaaaatgcttcgttttttgctcagttctgtcctcctcagcccccaggagcattctgaaagcctcctaaaggctatacaggGCCATTTGGTGGAGGGAGTGGAGTTTCGGagacaaaatgctgtattcagttgtataagacacacccagattttcagccctttttgagggaaaaaggtgcgcttatactctgaaaaacacagtACATACTGAATCAAAGTCTTTATGACGCTTTCCTCCATAACTCTAAAACCTTTTCCAGGCTTTACTTGATGTATTATGCCAAAATTGGGTTTTTAGCTCCATTATTACACTACACATACTTATTCTGAATTTGGCATTTGGAAGTATGGTTGTCTTTTTTCTAAAATCAAGATGTTCTTGAGTATAAATAAGGGAAAATGAGAAGTCTTTTCTTATTAAAACAATAGTAAAACAAAGCCTAGTGGAATAAAACATAGAAATATAAAAACTACAGTTTGGTGGCAAATGAAGGAAAAGTGGAGAaggtttaaaaggaaaaaatgatgCCAAAATCCTAGCAGGATTATTGTACTTATACCTTAGTAAAATACCAAGAATATAAGTATGTCAAGTTGAGCCTGATTTACAGACAATGTTGTGGTTCTATGAGAAAAATAATTGCTTACATACAGAATTTTTGCTGAAAAAATACATCAAACCTGGTATAGAGGGTTATTTTGTAAAACAGCGGTCATTAGATGAGAATGTGACTAAATTATTCTATAGCATCCTATACATTTTGCTGAAGAATGAGAAACTTAAGTTAATGCTGGATTGTTGGCCCCCATGGTACATTAGATTTTTTGgatgtttttctctctcctgaATAGTTATTTGGGAATCCACATAACTTTAAAATTTTTGAAATGAGTCTCACTGTTGAAGATTGTAGAAGAAAGTTTCCTATGGAGAAGCAGGAATAACCTCTAGGTTTTAAACTTAATTAAACTTTGTTTCGCCTCTGTATCAGTCAACATGCTGCTGCATTCTTGCACTATATACTTTCTTTAGGTTGTCATCAGATCTGAAGAGACTTTTAAACAGAGTTTTCCTGAAATCCCAACAGCAGAAAGCTTGGATAAAATAAGTACATTGAAGCAAGTGCTTCACCCAGAAAGACAGGATGCAGATATTCCCGAAtgtacagagaaacaaacttggtaaGATTTGTTTTGTCATTGataaatgcatgcatttatgGAAGAAGATCAGCCTCTAAAGATGCCAATATAGTATTAGGACAAGAATTTAAATTAccacatttaatttcatttaaaaacctggaaaggtgttttgtttttttactgttATTTTAACCCAATTTTCAGACATTTCTTTCTCAAACGTGCTGGATAATGAGTCTTAAAAACTAAATAGAAAATCACACAAGCCAGAATAAGTAGAGAGTTATCTGAATATCTCACTGGTTGAGCCAATTTTCTTCACTTGTATTCTTGCTGGAAAACAACAGGATTTGTATCCTGTCTTATTATTTCTTTACAAATACTCAAGGCAGCACACAATAGCCAAACAACCTATCTCTTaccattttccccataacaacaaccctgtgaggtggattgagcTGAGGGAATGACTGCCTCAAACTCACACCTCCTTAGCTGATATATAAGTTTGAAGTGTGTTGTCCTGCAACTTTCTAGTTTCCTGGTGACCCTCAATAGGAGTAGAGCATTGTATCTTACAATAAGGGATGAGAAATGTTCTCTACAAATACTCATTTTCTTGCCAATGAATGATGGTCAATAGTGTCTTGATCAAATggcaatatttttattagaatgaCACaaaggtgaagaagcttcttagatgagaagcaaacgtctttaaaaaaatccagaaagtccagttgcctcttgaaaaagcacctttggaagacAGTACAGTTGTACTGCAGTACTCAAcctgaaactcattgaatttggtactcaacacattttgatgtgaaattTGGTCCTGGTACTCATCGTTCGTTGGTACATtgatgcacaagctagaacttgttggtgtcggcagccttgtgactcactatgtTGTTCTTTATGGGAAAAAATGTGTTTGGTACTCACCAAACCTCCTGGAACCAATGAACAATGAATATTGAGGTACCACTGTAGTTGGAGGTATACTTTTTCAAAATAACATTTCAGTTATACAAATTATAAAACAATGTCTCctttatttgtctttttttatccAGTATACATTCTAAAATTATTCCTAGTTTTAAAAACCATTTAGTTTTCTTTTACCTCCATTTCCTGTAATTTGTTCATTTTACTTATAATGCAGAGAATCTTAAATAAATAATctaagttatattttaaacagggAAAATCAATCACACCTGGTTCTTTTGTTACTTATTGGATTCACCCGCAATTGAGATAGATTTGCCTAGCAAtcaagagagattgagagagggtACCTGAAGCTATAGCTGCATTTGTGAGGGTTCAGTTGACTATGTGCAAGCCTCTCCTTTATTATAtccttttaaatataaatttttacTATTAGCATAAGATATAACATTATAACTGTACTCATGTTTTTTATTTACTGTTTTGTTTGATTAAATATGCTGAGGAGCTTGAAAGGTTTTGTGCGATTTTGGGACTTTTAATTGGCTTGCTAAATATATTGCCTTAATACAGATTTCAAACTTTTTTGCTAGCAATTAGCATATCATGGctacttttaatttttgttagATTAAGCATATTTTCTCTTGATTGCGTGTTAGGTTTGCATCTGTTGCAGGTGTCAGTGGTAGCCTCTTTGCACTGATGATTGATTCCTAGCTAGCAGATTCCTCTGATCAGTACATTTCTCTGATTCTTCATAAGGGCAACTTTGCTGGAAAAATCCTAATTTACTTTAGTATCATCTGAATTGTGTCACCTGTTTGTAGAAGGGaatatatttatttccaaaatagTAGTTAAACTGTGCCCCGATTcaccaagtaccgtatttttcagagtataagactcacctttttctctcaaaaaagaggctgaaattctGGGTGCGtctaatacactgaatacaacattttttgcctcccaaaaccccgccccttcaccaaaatggctgtgcatagcctctaggaagctttagAGAGTTTatggggctgaggagggcagaaatgagcaaaaaatggcccagctgccaggagcactctgtaagcttcctaaaggctatccatgccctttttaaatgaaaagtgGGCCCGTTTCACAAAAGACAGTCCATTGTTTGCTCACTTTTGGCCCCccaccctccaggagcactctgcaagccccctaaaggctattcatgcttttttgggggggaaatgggcatGTTTTCGCGAAAAATAGGCCGTTTTTGCGaggttgcagagtgcaaaatcttttttttttttaatttgccccttcaaaaccttggtgcgttttatgGTTCcacacaaaaccgcggacgacaaaatcgcggtcgctgaaagcgcgtatgtgatgtcatcacagcgcgacggaaaagatagaaaaatgtaaaaataaagcgaaaaccttaccctaacccccccaaacctaaccctaaccctaacccttaacctaaccctaaacctaaccctaacgtaacccttaacctaacgaaaaacctaacgctaacccttaacctaacgctaaacgtacgctaacactcta
Encoded here:
- the CLBA1 gene encoding LOW QUALITY PROTEIN: uncharacterized protein CLBA1 (The sequence of the model RefSeq protein was modified relative to this genomic sequence to represent the inferred CDS: inserted 3 bases in 2 codons; deleted 6 bases in 5 codons), whose amino-acid sequence is MQGQNLLQMSSSVEGENQSCLKALSTEKHAASPCEYSCRTGSHYLTKMXNLDASVEMELVQKKTHSKSDDGTIDEGSLEMPQDINTGNPANTWGDFEGFSEVKLANLSNIPEPLEKINEKVSHTNGMECSDTPSTTSFRQVLSKAVGYXKETVAKATQKVVIRSEETFKQSFPEIPTAESLDKISTLKQVLHPERQDADIPECTEKQTCLDSANLWKTLIQCNSPSDLRCHRNEFHCQENLLAVLGINANQKAVPEFKGSILEKTNRENEDSSVDKFNLSTCKALIQTKLSGSPEPRQNHLFTYNLFLKKTPSSANMQYITVSQKKRFLTAQSLRMKMFSSNVC